In Micromonospora sp. WMMD980, the following are encoded in one genomic region:
- a CDS encoding amino acid deaminase/aldolase: protein MAIDRAELRDRLDRATAHLDPPYAVVDLSAFDANAEALAARAGGKPLRVASKSVRVRELLTRALRRPGWHGVMAFTLPEALWLARGGVADDVLVAYPTAHRGALAELAADPAAAEAVTLMVDDVDQLDLTDRVCPPGSRPALRVCLDLDASWRPLRGRVHVGVRRSPVHSARAAGALAAAVAGRPGFRLVGLMSYEAQIAGLGDAPPGQALVGSAIRVAQRGSYRELLARRSAAVAAVREHADLEFVNGGGTGSVAATSADPAVTEVTAGSGLYGPTLFDAYRAWRPTPAAFFACAVVRRPAPGLATVLGGGWIASGPAAESRLPRPWLPDGLKLLGPEGAGEVQTPLTGDAADALRVGDRVWFRHAKAGEVCEHVNEVHLVEGDAVVATAPTYRGEGHAFL from the coding sequence GTGGCCATCGACCGTGCCGAACTTCGCGATCGTCTCGACCGGGCGACCGCCCACCTCGACCCGCCGTACGCGGTGGTCGACCTCTCCGCGTTCGACGCCAACGCCGAGGCGCTGGCCGCCCGGGCCGGCGGCAAGCCGCTGCGGGTGGCGAGCAAGTCCGTCCGGGTCCGCGAGCTGCTCACCCGGGCGCTCAGGCGGCCCGGCTGGCACGGCGTGATGGCCTTCACCCTGCCCGAGGCGCTCTGGCTGGCCCGCGGCGGCGTCGCCGACGACGTGCTGGTCGCCTACCCGACCGCCCACCGGGGGGCGCTCGCCGAGCTGGCCGCCGACCCGGCCGCCGCCGAGGCGGTCACCCTGATGGTCGACGACGTCGACCAGCTCGACCTGACCGACCGGGTCTGCCCGCCCGGCAGCCGGCCCGCGCTGCGCGTCTGCCTCGACCTGGACGCCTCCTGGCGACCGCTGCGGGGCCGGGTGCACGTCGGGGTGCGCCGCTCGCCGGTGCACAGCGCCCGGGCGGCCGGCGCGCTCGCCGCCGCCGTCGCCGGCCGGCCGGGCTTCCGGCTGGTCGGCCTGATGTCGTACGAGGCGCAGATCGCCGGTCTCGGCGACGCCCCGCCCGGGCAGGCGCTCGTCGGCTCCGCGATCCGGGTCGCCCAGCGCGGGTCGTACCGGGAACTGCTGGCCCGCCGCTCGGCCGCGGTCGCCGCCGTCCGCGAACACGCCGACCTGGAGTTCGTCAACGGTGGCGGCACCGGCAGCGTGGCCGCCACCAGCGCCGACCCGGCGGTCACCGAGGTCACCGCCGGGTCCGGGCTCTACGGGCCGACGCTCTTCGACGCGTACCGTGCCTGGCGGCCGACCCCGGCGGCGTTCTTCGCCTGCGCGGTGGTCCGCCGGCCGGCGCCCGGGCTGGCCACCGTGCTCGGCGGCGGCTGGATCGCCTCCGGGCCGGCGGCGGAGAGCCGGCTGCCCCGGCCGTGGCTGCCGGACGGGCTGAAGCTGCTCGGCCCGGAGGGTGCCGGCGAGGTGCAGACCCCGCTCACCGGCGACGCGGCCGACGCGCTGCGGGTCGGCGACCGGGTGTGGTTCCGCCACGCCAAGGCGGGCGAGGTGTGCGAGCACGTCAACGAGGTGCACCTGGTCGAGGGCGACGCGGTGGTCGCGACCGCGCCCACCTACCGGGGCGAGGGCCACGCGTTCCTCTGA
- a CDS encoding DNA polymerase III subunit delta': protein MTDVFADLVGQDEAVATLRRAAASAAALLRAGAPVAVRVGGGEPDGYDDLDALAEEFDEPGAGAPDGGPGEAAAAEPGAGMTHAWIFTGPPGSGRSVAARAFAAALQCVHGTGCGHCPGCHTTLAGTHADVRLVVPEGLSISVGEMRALVLRAASTPSGGRWQVVIIEDADRLTEAAGNALLKAVEEPPPRTVFLLCAPSTHPDDISVTIRSRCRVVPLRQPPAGAVAEVLVRRDGIAPDVAQWAAAAAQGHVGRARRLARDPEARQRREAVLAVPRRLTGVGAAFDAASALIEAAEAEAAASVAEADEAERAALQTALGAGGTGRGAAGAMRGAAGQLKELERRQKSRATRAQRDALDRALVDLAGFYRDALTMALRAPVAPVHTDTATTAAAGAQKWDAEGALRRLEAVLECRAAIEANVKPRIAVEAMMLSLWRG from the coding sequence ATGACCGACGTCTTCGCCGACCTGGTCGGGCAGGACGAGGCGGTGGCGACGCTGCGGCGGGCCGCCGCGTCGGCCGCCGCGCTGCTGCGGGCCGGCGCGCCCGTGGCGGTCCGCGTGGGTGGTGGGGAGCCCGACGGGTACGACGACCTCGACGCGCTCGCCGAGGAGTTCGACGAGCCCGGCGCGGGCGCGCCCGACGGTGGGCCGGGGGAGGCGGCCGCCGCCGAACCGGGCGCCGGGATGACGCACGCGTGGATCTTCACGGGGCCGCCCGGCTCCGGCCGCTCGGTGGCCGCCCGCGCGTTCGCCGCCGCCCTGCAGTGCGTGCACGGCACCGGCTGCGGCCACTGCCCCGGCTGTCACACCACGCTGGCCGGCACCCACGCCGACGTGCGGCTCGTGGTGCCCGAGGGCCTCTCCATCTCCGTCGGCGAGATGCGCGCGCTGGTGCTGCGCGCGGCGAGCACACCCTCCGGCGGCCGCTGGCAGGTCGTGATCATCGAGGATGCCGACCGGCTCACCGAGGCCGCCGGCAACGCGTTGCTCAAGGCGGTCGAGGAGCCGCCCCCGCGTACCGTCTTCCTGCTCTGCGCCCCGTCCACCCACCCGGACGACATCTCGGTGACCATCCGGTCGCGGTGCCGGGTCGTGCCGCTGCGCCAGCCGCCGGCCGGCGCGGTGGCCGAGGTGCTGGTCCGCCGGGACGGCATCGCCCCGGACGTGGCGCAGTGGGCCGCGGCGGCCGCGCAGGGGCACGTCGGTCGGGCCCGGCGGCTGGCGCGCGACCCGGAGGCCCGGCAGCGGCGGGAGGCCGTGCTCGCCGTGCCGCGCCGGCTCACCGGCGTGGGCGCGGCGTTCGACGCCGCCTCGGCGCTGATCGAGGCCGCCGAGGCGGAGGCCGCTGCCTCGGTCGCCGAGGCCGACGAGGCGGAGCGGGCGGCGTTGCAGACCGCGCTCGGTGCGGGCGGCACCGGTCGAGGCGCGGCCGGGGCGATGCGGGGCGCCGCCGGTCAGCTCAAGGAACTGGAGCGGCGGCAGAAGTCGCGGGCCACCCGCGCGCAGCGGGACGCCCTGGACCGCGCGCTCGTCGACCTGGCCGGCTTCTACCGGGACGCGCTCACCATGGCGCTGCGGGCGCCGGTCGCCCCGGTGCACACCGACACCGCGACGACGGCCGCGGCCGGTGCGCAGAAGTGGGACGCCGAGGGCGCGCTGCGCCGCCTGGAGGCGGTGCTGGAGTGCCGGGCGGCGATCGAGGCGAACGTCAAGCCGCGGATCGCGGTCGAGGCGATGATGCTCTCCCTCTGGCGGGGCTGA
- the tmk gene encoding dTMP kinase, protein MPRPGPARGGTAIESQKNGESSGVSSPGTQADRSGFAAIRAVLRIRPFRRLWIVLSAASFGDWLGLLATALFAASQVSGSTAQGAAFGGVTAIRLLPALVLGPIAGVFADRFDRRWTMVICDLLRFVLFASIPLYALTGAAGGLVVGWALIATFLIESITLLWIPAKEAAVPNLVPRTRLEAANQLTLITTYGLTPVAAAVALAVLTRGLPAVVGGGLPNWAEPAQLALWFNAFSRLATALVVAFGIKEISEAQRGEAERAEQSMFRQFADGWKFIGQTPLVRGLVLGIFGAFAGGGIVVGTGKFFANSLGAGDAAFSLLFGAIFVGLALGIGLGPMIVRDMSRRRWFGMSIVLASASVLVLAFAIHLSMAIVGAILVGAGAGMAFLAGTTLLGGEVADEVRGRVFAVVQIGTRLVLILAIALSSLLVGVGGSRQLTIADLGISISSTRLLLLAAGAAGIFAGISAFGQMDDKKGVPVLADLWGSIRGRPLMPAEPFVSAGLFVVFEGGEGAGKSTQLAALAERLRGGGREVVVTREPGATGVGERIRSLVLGTAHDDAPSPRAEALLYAADRAHHVATVVRPALVRGAVVISDRYVDSSLAYQGAGRTLPVDEVSWLSSWATGGLKPDLVVLLDIDPHTGLGRVAARSADADRLEAESVAFHERVRYAFLDLAAGDPKRYLVLDASRPVEEIADAVARRVDEFLVDPAGIVHPRPAQGPDTSVQPELSESELVTMEQRRR, encoded by the coding sequence ATGCCCAGACCTGGGCCGGCACGTGGAGGTACGGCCATCGAAAGCCAGAAGAACGGCGAGTCGTCCGGCGTGTCGTCGCCCGGCACACAGGCGGACCGGTCCGGCTTCGCCGCGATCCGCGCGGTGCTGCGCATCCGGCCGTTCCGCCGGCTGTGGATCGTGCTCAGCGCGGCCTCCTTCGGCGACTGGCTCGGCCTGCTCGCCACCGCGCTCTTCGCCGCCTCCCAGGTGTCCGGCAGCACCGCCCAGGGCGCGGCCTTCGGCGGCGTGACCGCGATCCGGCTGCTGCCGGCGCTGGTGCTCGGCCCGATCGCGGGCGTCTTCGCCGACCGGTTCGACCGCCGGTGGACCATGGTCATCTGCGACCTGCTGCGCTTCGTGCTCTTCGCCTCGATCCCGCTCTACGCGCTGACTGGCGCCGCCGGCGGCCTGGTGGTCGGCTGGGCGCTGATCGCCACCTTCCTGATCGAGTCGATCACGTTGTTGTGGATCCCGGCCAAGGAGGCCGCGGTTCCCAACCTGGTCCCGCGCACCCGGCTGGAGGCGGCCAACCAGCTCACGCTGATCACCACGTACGGCCTGACCCCGGTGGCCGCCGCCGTCGCGCTGGCCGTGCTGACCCGGGGCCTGCCCGCCGTGGTCGGCGGCGGCCTGCCCAACTGGGCCGAGCCGGCCCAGCTCGCGCTCTGGTTCAACGCCTTCTCCCGGCTCGCCACCGCGCTCGTGGTGGCCTTCGGGATCAAGGAGATCAGCGAGGCCCAGCGCGGCGAGGCGGAGCGCGCCGAGCAGAGCATGTTCCGCCAGTTCGCCGACGGCTGGAAATTCATCGGCCAGACGCCGCTGGTCCGTGGTCTGGTGCTGGGCATCTTCGGCGCGTTCGCCGGCGGCGGCATCGTGGTCGGCACGGGCAAGTTCTTCGCCAACTCGCTCGGTGCCGGCGACGCCGCCTTCTCGCTGCTCTTCGGCGCGATCTTCGTCGGCCTGGCGCTCGGCATCGGGCTCGGCCCGATGATCGTGCGGGACATGTCCCGCCGCCGCTGGTTCGGCATGAGCATCGTGCTGGCCAGCGCCTCCGTGCTGGTGCTGGCGTTCGCCATCCACCTGTCCATGGCCATCGTCGGCGCGATCCTGGTCGGGGCCGGCGCCGGCATGGCGTTCCTGGCCGGCACCACGCTGCTCGGCGGCGAGGTCGCCGACGAGGTGCGCGGCCGGGTCTTCGCGGTGGTGCAGATCGGCACCCGGCTGGTGCTGATCCTGGCCATCGCGCTGAGCAGCCTCCTGGTCGGCGTCGGCGGCTCCCGCCAGCTCACCATCGCCGATCTGGGCATCTCCATCTCGTCGACCCGGCTGCTGCTGCTCGCCGCCGGCGCGGCCGGCATCTTCGCCGGAATCAGCGCTTTCGGCCAGATGGACGACAAGAAGGGCGTACCGGTCCTCGCCGACCTCTGGGGCTCGATCCGGGGCCGCCCGCTGATGCCGGCCGAGCCGTTCGTCTCGGCCGGCCTGTTCGTGGTCTTCGAGGGCGGCGAGGGCGCCGGCAAGTCCACCCAGCTCGCCGCGCTCGCCGAGCGGCTGCGCGGCGGGGGCCGGGAGGTCGTGGTCACCCGCGAGCCGGGCGCCACCGGGGTCGGCGAGCGGATCCGCTCGCTGGTGCTGGGCACCGCCCACGACGACGCGCCGTCGCCGCGCGCCGAGGCGCTGCTCTACGCCGCCGACCGGGCCCACCACGTGGCCACCGTGGTCCGCCCGGCGCTGGTCCGCGGTGCCGTGGTGATCAGCGACCGCTACGTCGACTCGTCCCTGGCCTACCAGGGCGCCGGCCGGACGCTTCCGGTCGACGAGGTCTCCTGGCTCTCCTCCTGGGCCACCGGTGGGCTCAAGCCCGACCTGGTGGTCCTGCTCGACATCGACCCGCACACCGGGCTGGGCCGGGTGGCGGCCCGCAGCGCGGACGCCGACCGGCTGGAGGCCGAGTCGGTGGCGTTCCACGAGCGGGTCCGCTACGCGTTCCTCGACCTGGCGGCCGGCGACCCGAAGCGCTACCTGGTCCTCGACGCGTCGCGCCCGGTCGAGGAGATCGCCGACGCGGTGGCGCGTCGGGTGGACGAGTTCCTCGTCGACCCGGCCGGCATCGTGCACCCGCGTCCGGCGCAGGGCCCGGACACCTCGGTCCAGCCCGAGTTATCCGAATCGGAGCTGGTGACGATGGAGCAACGCCGAAGATGA